A stretch of Capricornis sumatraensis isolate serow.1 chromosome 10, serow.2, whole genome shotgun sequence DNA encodes these proteins:
- the COMTD1 gene encoding catechol O-methyltransferase domain-containing protein 1, translating to MTQPVPRISVPAALALGSAALGAAFASGLFLGRWFPPWRSRREKRLLPPEDSPLWQYLLSRSIREHPALRSLRLLTLEQPQGDSMMTREQAQLLANLARLIKAKKALDLGTFTGYSALALALALPPAGCVVTCEVDAGPPELGRPLWRQAEEEHKIDLRLKPALETLDELLAAGEAGTFDVAVVDADKENCTAYYERCLQLLRPGGVLALLSVLCQGEVLQPKPQDKAVQCVRNLNERILRDARVHISLLPLGDGLTLAFKI from the exons ATGACCCAGCCAGTGCCCCGAATCTCTGTGCCCGCTGCGCTCGCCCTGGGCTCGGCCGCGCTGGGCGCTGCCTTCGCCAGCGGCCTCTTCCTGG GAAGATGGTTCCCTCCTTGGCGATCCCGGCGAGAGAAGCGCCTGCTGCCCCCTGAGGACAGCCCCCTGTGGCAGTATCTGCTGAGCCGTTCCATCCGGGAGCACCCGGCGCTGCGGAGCCTGCGGCTG CTGACCCTGGAGCAGCCGCAGGGGGATTCCATGATGACCCGTGAGCAGGCCCAGCTCTTGGCCAACCTGGCTCGCCTCATCAAGGCTAAGAAGGCACTGGACCTGG GCACTTTCACAGGCTACTCAGCCCTAGCGTTGGCCTTGGCCCTTCCCCCGGCCGGGTGCGTGGTGACCTGCGAGGTGGACGCAGGGCCCCCCGAGCTGGGGCGTCCCCTGTGGAGGCAG GCTGAAGAGGAGCACAAAATCGACCTTCGGTTGAAGCCCGCCCTGGAGACCCTGG ACGAGCTCCTGGCCGCGGGTGAGGCCGGCACCTTCGACGTCGCTGTGGTGGACGCGGATAAGGAAAACTGCACCGCCTACTATGAGCGGTGTCTGCAGCTGCTGCGGCCCGGAGGTGTCCTCGCTCTGCTCAGT GTCCTGTGTCAGGGAGAGGTGTTGCAGCCTAAACCACAGGACAAGGCGGTCCAGTGTGTTCGAAACCTGAACGAGCGCATTCTGCGGGATGCCAGGGTCCACATCAGCCTCCTGCCCCTGGGCGACGGCCTCACCTTAGCCTTCAAGATCTAG